A section of the Papio anubis isolate 15944 chromosome 16, Panubis1.0, whole genome shotgun sequence genome encodes:
- the LOC101017281 gene encoding heterogeneous nuclear ribonucleoprotein A3-like isoform X1, with amino-acid sequence MEVKPPPGRPQPDSGRRRRRRGEEGHDPKEPEQLRKLFIGGLSFETTDDSLREHFEKWGTLTDCVVMRDPQTKRSRGFGFVTYSCVEEVDAAMCARPHKVDGRVVEPKKAVSREDSVKPGAHLTVKKIFVGGIKEDTEEYNLRDYFEKYGKIETIEVMEDRQSGKKRGFAFVTFDDHDTVDKIVIQKYHTINGHNCEVKKALSKQEMQSAGSQRGRGGGSGNFMGRGGNFGGGGGNFGRGGNFGGRGGYGGGGGGSRGSYGGGDGGYNGFGGDGGNYGGGPGYSSRGGYDGGGPGYGNQGGGYGGGGGGYDGYNEGGNFGGNYGGGGNYNDFGNYSGQQQSNYGPMKGGSFGGRSSGSPYGGGYGSGGGSGGYGSRRF; translated from the coding sequence ATGGAGGTAAAACCGCCGCCCGGTCGCCCCCAGCCCGACTCCGGCCGTCGCCGTCGCCGCCGGGGGGAGGAGGGCCATGATCCAAAGGAACCAGAGCAGTTGAGAAAACTGTTTATTGGTGGTCTGAGCTTTGAAACTACAGATGATAGTTTAAGagaacattttgagaaatggGGCACACTCACAGATTGTGTGGTAATGAGAGACCCCCAAACAAAACGTTCCAGGGGCTTTGGTTTTGTGACTTATTCTTGTGTTGAAGAGGTGGATGCAGCAATGTGTGCTCGACCACACAAGGTTGATGGGCGTGTAGTGGAACCAAAGAAAGCTGTTTCTAGAGAGGATTCTGTAAAGCCTGGTGCCCATCTAACAGTGAAGAAAATTTTTGTTGGTGGTATTAAAGAAGATACAGAAGAATATAATTTGAGAGACTACTTTGAAAAGTATGGCAAAATTGAAACCATAGAAGTTATGGAAGACAGGCAGAGTGGAAAAAAGAGAGGATTTGCTTTTGTAACTTTTGATGATCATGATACAGTTGATAAAATTGTTATTCAGAAATACCACACTATTAATGGGCATAATTGTGAAGTGAAAAAGGCCCTTTCTAAACAAGAGATGCAGTCTGCTGGATCACAGAGAGGTCGTGGAGGTGGATCTGGCAATTTTATGGGTCGTGGAGGAAACTTTGGAGGTGGTGGAGGTAATTTTGGCCGTGGTGGAAACTTTGGTGGAAGAGGAGGctatggtggtggaggtggtggtagCAGAGGTAGTTATGGAGGAGGTGATGGTGGATATAATGGATTTGGAGGTGATGGTGGCAACTATGGTGGTGGTCCTGGTTATAGTAGTAGAGGGGGCTATGATGGTGGTGGACCAGGATATGGAAACCAAGGTGGTGGATATGGTGGCGGTGGTGGAGGATATGATGGTTACAATGAAGGAGGAAATTTTGGCGGTAACTATGGTGGTGGTGGGAACTATAATGATTTTGGAAATTATAGTGGACAACAGCAGTCAAATTATGGACCCATGAAAGGGGGCAGTTTTGGTGGAAGAAGCTCGGGCAGTCCCTATGGTGGTGGTTATGGATCTGGTGGTGGAAGTGGTGGATATGGTAGCAGAAGGTtctaa
- the LOC101017281 gene encoding heterogeneous nuclear ribonucleoprotein A3-like isoform X2: MEGHDPKEPEQLRKLFIGGLSFETTDDSLREHFEKWGTLTDCVVMRDPQTKRSRGFGFVTYSCVEEVDAAMCARPHKVDGRVVEPKKAVSREDSVKPGAHLTVKKIFVGGIKEDTEEYNLRDYFEKYGKIETIEVMEDRQSGKKRGFAFVTFDDHDTVDKIVIQKYHTINGHNCEVKKALSKQEMQSAGSQRGRGGGSGNFMGRGGNFGGGGGNFGRGGNFGGRGGYGGGGGGSRGSYGGGDGGYNGFGGDGGNYGGGPGYSSRGGYDGGGPGYGNQGGGYGGGGGGYDGYNEGGNFGGNYGGGGNYNDFGNYSGQQQSNYGPMKGGSFGGRSSGSPYGGGYGSGGGSGGYGSRRF, translated from the exons ATGGAG GGCCATGATCCAAAGGAACCAGAGCAGTTGAGAAAACTGTTTATTGGTGGTCTGAGCTTTGAAACTACAGATGATAGTTTAAGagaacattttgagaaatggGGCACACTCACAGATTGTGTGGTAATGAGAGACCCCCAAACAAAACGTTCCAGGGGCTTTGGTTTTGTGACTTATTCTTGTGTTGAAGAGGTGGATGCAGCAATGTGTGCTCGACCACACAAGGTTGATGGGCGTGTAGTGGAACCAAAGAAAGCTGTTTCTAGAGAGGATTCTGTAAAGCCTGGTGCCCATCTAACAGTGAAGAAAATTTTTGTTGGTGGTATTAAAGAAGATACAGAAGAATATAATTTGAGAGACTACTTTGAAAAGTATGGCAAAATTGAAACCATAGAAGTTATGGAAGACAGGCAGAGTGGAAAAAAGAGAGGATTTGCTTTTGTAACTTTTGATGATCATGATACAGTTGATAAAATTGTTATTCAGAAATACCACACTATTAATGGGCATAATTGTGAAGTGAAAAAGGCCCTTTCTAAACAAGAGATGCAGTCTGCTGGATCACAGAGAGGTCGTGGAGGTGGATCTGGCAATTTTATGGGTCGTGGAGGAAACTTTGGAGGTGGTGGAGGTAATTTTGGCCGTGGTGGAAACTTTGGTGGAAGAGGAGGctatggtggtggaggtggtggtagCAGAGGTAGTTATGGAGGAGGTGATGGTGGATATAATGGATTTGGAGGTGATGGTGGCAACTATGGTGGTGGTCCTGGTTATAGTAGTAGAGGGGGCTATGATGGTGGTGGACCAGGATATGGAAACCAAGGTGGTGGATATGGTGGCGGTGGTGGAGGATATGATGGTTACAATGAAGGAGGAAATTTTGGCGGTAACTATGGTGGTGGTGGGAACTATAATGATTTTGGAAATTATAGTGGACAACAGCAGTCAAATTATGGACCCATGAAAGGGGGCAGTTTTGGTGGAAGAAGCTCGGGCAGTCCCTATGGTGGTGGTTATGGATCTGGTGGTGGAAGTGGTGGATATGGTAGCAGAAGGTtctaa